From one Lycium ferocissimum isolate CSIRO_LF1 chromosome 7, AGI_CSIRO_Lferr_CH_V1, whole genome shotgun sequence genomic stretch:
- the LOC132065485 gene encoding uncharacterized protein LOC132065485 has product MSWIFIGAATAAAVVAALAARPRDPEFAIISMEFTSFKLNFPVLDAELILTIKVTNPNVTSISYSSTEMSIFYDGDQLGTATVEAGSQPPRSSQVLRVPARLSRVQLAHHGKEFVANILKREMVLDATMDIQGFAKVMWWDHKLRWHVDSHVFVDPLFS; this is encoded by the exons ATGAGCTGGATTTTTATCGGCGCGGCTACCGCCGCTGCAGTGGTGGCAGCACTGGCGGCGAGGCCGCGAGACCCGGAATTTGCCATCATCTCCATGGAATTCACTTCCTTCAAGCTCAATTTCCCCGTGCTAGACGCCGAGCTCATACTCACTATCAAAGTCACAAATCCTAACGTAACCTCAATTAGCTACTCCTCCACGGAGATGTCCATTTTCTACGATGGGGACCAACTCGGCACCGCAACTGTAGAAGCCGGCTCACAACCGCCGCGTTCCTCCCAG GTCCTCCGTGTTCCTGCGAGGCTAAGCCGAGTACAATTGGCTCATCACG GCAAGGAATTCGTTGCCAATATATTGAAACGAGAGATGGTTCTTGATGCTACAATGGATATACAAGGATTTGCTAAGGTGATGTGGTGGgaccataagttaaggtggcACGTGGATAGTCACGTATTTGTCGACCCGCTTTTTTCTTGA